The Ferrovibrio sp. MS7 sequence ACTTCGCCGGCATCATGGTGGAAGGGTTCGATACTGGCCGCCGGCAGCAGCAGGAAATCATAGCGATCGAAGAAATCCAGGAAGCGGCGATGCAATGCGCCGCGCTGGCGCTCGGCGACAAGATATTCGGCGGCAGTAAGGTGGTCACCACGTGCGATGTTCCAGCGCACGGTTTCGGTAAGCTGATCGCCAAAGCGGTCGCGCAACGATGAGAGCGATTGATGGATATGGGCGGCACGCAGAATCTTGAAGGCATTAACGGCGCCACTGCAATCGGGATGGGCTGTTGCCACGCCGCCAAGGGTTGATGCTGCCGCGCGCAATGCCGCGCGTTCAGTCTCTGCCACTGGCGCCACACCGAGATCCTCGCTCGCGGCAATGCGAGGCGCGGTGATGTTGCCAGGCTGTGGCCAGGCGCGCAGCGAAAGCGGGTCGCGCATATCGGGCGCGGACAGCACATCCAGCAGCAGCCTTGCATCGCGCGTGCTGCGGGTCAGGAAGCCGGCAGTCGGCAGGGCATCCCAGGCCAGCGGACGTTCTGGTGCCGCCAGCCGGCCTGGCGTCGGGCGAAAGCCGACCACGCCGCAGAAGCCGGCAGGCGTGCGCACCGAGCCGCCGAAATCGGTGCCGATGGCAGCCGGCAGCAGGCCGGCGGCCACCGCTGCCGCCGAGCCGCCGCTGGAGCCGCCAGAAGAGCGCGTCAGGTCATGCGGGTTGCCTGTCGGACCGGCCAGACGATTGGTGCAATGGGCGCCGAAGCCGAATTCCGGCGTGTTGGTCTTGGCCAGAATCACCGCGCCAGCAGCACGCACCCGCGCGATCAGCGGATCGTCGCGCTCCGGCACCATATCCTTGAACAGGCTTGAGCCTTGCGTGGTGCGAAGGCCCTTGGTGGCCAGCAGGTCCTTCACGCCAAGCGGCAGGCCATGCAGCGGGCCGCCGGCTTTGGTGGCCTCCAAGGGCGCTGTATCATCGACCGCAAGGCAGCTTTTCAACGCAGTATCGCCGCGCGCGATGCGGTCCAGGCAATCGGTGGCGAGACTGGCGGCATCGCGCTTACCGTTTTTCAGGGCCGCAACGAGAGCGGTGGCATCAGTCATGCCGCTGCCTCGATTCCGCGCCGCTGACCACGTTTGCTGCTCAAAAATTCGCCACCGACATGGGCGGTGTTTTGCCGCCCATGCCACACCTTTGGCCTAACCCCTTGTAACAGCATGACTCGTCCTTTCGGCGTGCGAGTTGGTATGCCTCTTGCTAACTGGATTGTGAACAGAATAAACTGAAATTGGATACAAAGCGGACCGCCCACATGCACGCTACAGCGCCGGGGTCTCAGGTTCAAGGTCAACGCGAAGCGGGGCATGCGCTCACGCTGGACGCGATCACCCATCGTTTTGGCGCCGCCAAGGCGGTCGATGATGTCACCCTGGAAATCGGCGGCAGCGAGCTGGTGGCTTTGCTCGGGCCGTCCGGCTGCGGCAAGACCACGCTGCTGCGCATCATCGCCGGCTTCATCAATCAGAGCCAGGGCCGCGTCATCATTGGCGGCAGCGCCATCGATCACCTGCCGCCGAGCCGGCGCGAAGTCGGCATCGTGTTCCAGAATTACGCATTGTTTCCGCATCTCACCGTGGCGGAGAATATTGCCTATGGTCTGGCGGCACGTGGCGTGCCCAAGCCGGAGCAGGAGGCGCGCGTCGCCGAGATGCTGGCGCTGGTGCAGATGGGCCATCTCGCCGCGCGCTATCCGAAACAGATGTCCGGTGGCCAGCAGCAGCGCGTTGCCCTGGCCCGTGCTCTGGCGGTGCGGCCCCGCATCCTGCTGCTGGATGAGCCGTTCTCGGCACTGGACAAGAATCTGCGCCTCGACATGCAGATCGAGATCAAGCGCATCCAGCAGCGCGCTGGCATCACCGCCATCCTGGTTACCCATGATCAGGAAGAGGCCCTGAGCATGGCCGACCGCATCGCCGTGCTGGCGCAGGGCCGGCTGGAGCAGTTCGGCAGCCCCAGCGCCATCTACGACACGCCGCAAAGCCTGTTCGTGAACACTTTCGTCGGTACTGCCAACAAACTTGCGGGCAAGCTGGTTGGTTTGCAGGGCAATGAGGCCAAGGTGGCGCTGG is a genomic window containing:
- a CDS encoding amidase, with product MTDATALVAALKNGKRDAASLATDCLDRIARGDTALKSCLAVDDTAPLEATKAGGPLHGLPLGVKDLLATKGLRTTQGSSLFKDMVPERDDPLIARVRAAGAVILAKTNTPEFGFGAHCTNRLAGPTGNPHDLTRSSGGSSGGSAAAVAAGLLPAAIGTDFGGSVRTPAGFCGVVGFRPTPGRLAAPERPLAWDALPTAGFLTRSTRDARLLLDVLSAPDMRDPLSLRAWPQPGNITAPRIAASEDLGVAPVAETERAALRAAASTLGGVATAHPDCSGAVNAFKILRAAHIHQSLSSLRDRFGDQLTETVRWNIARGDHLTAAEYLVAERQRGALHRRFLDFFDRYDFLLLPAASIEPFHHDAGEVLEIDGMPLPSVIDYLAITFIISLSGCPALSLPYWPEGRAVPFGLQIVAAPGADHALLDFAAGLEQRPAFGFRCPAFYMGDF
- a CDS encoding ABC transporter ATP-binding protein, with the translated sequence MHATAPGSQVQGQREAGHALTLDAITHRFGAAKAVDDVTLEIGGSELVALLGPSGCGKTTLLRIIAGFINQSQGRVIIGGSAIDHLPPSRREVGIVFQNYALFPHLTVAENIAYGLAARGVPKPEQEARVAEMLALVQMGHLAARYPKQMSGGQQQRVALARALAVRPRILLLDEPFSALDKNLRLDMQIEIKRIQQRAGITAILVTHDQEEALSMADRIAVLAQGRLEQFGSPSAIYDTPQSLFVNTFVGTANKLAGKLVGLQGNEAKVALAAGGELILAAPSTEIAPGADVVVCIRPENLRFVEGSAPLVGNVELGLPLGATIVHEIRLADGSGLKISEPRSSGAEPRPSGQPVALAPINTATVTLFPAI